A window of Vanessa cardui chromosome 16, ilVanCard2.1, whole genome shotgun sequence genomic DNA:
gatgaaccccttgctacctacattctgttctttaaatttaattattttcttgtgtacAATCGATATAATGTATGTGTatttgtagcaaaataaatggtttaaatgctTTTAGTgtgataaatacaattttaaaatttataacctCATTCATTATTTAGTCTCAGGAAATGGGATTTGTGAAATTTTCGAAGAAAATACTAGAGATATGATAACGCAAGATATAACTACacccataaatatttataacacgaTATTGCCCTTCAGTCCAGTAGTTCTATATTGTAGTACTAGCGACTCGCGTGGgtttcgcacggttgcaatactgatagtaCAGTTTGTCATATACAAAGTTCAAAACTAATTGTCATTAGGCAATGCAAACTGCTATttccctgcattttaaatccgtaatattttcgataatattcatttacattacatgctgtaaaggaCCATATTGATCTAGGTACTTAATTGGATTCATTATTTTGCTTAAAATCACTTCAAAATCATCTCATAACTTCATGCccagggacagacagacagcggtaagcgactttgttttatactttctaatgatgatgatatcgtATACAAGGAGTAAACTAATTTTCTTCTCGTGTATGACAAACAATCATTTAAAACCTAAAAATATACcgacacaatttattttattataaccttGTGTGCAATGAAACAAAGAAATGAAAATGTGTCAAACATTTGCCAAATCCAAATAAAATGTAGTCTTGAACAAATTATGCAAAACGTATATACAACCTGAGCTATAACAGTGTGCGTGCACAAATATGCAAACTTCATGAATTCTATCCTATAGTCCAATTTGTTGACAAGTCTGATAGAGGACTAATGGCTTCTACAGTCGAACCGAAACTGTAACACAACCATGcaggatttttttaatgacttgATTACGTGAAAACGTATAAGTTCGACCTACACGCAAAGGACAAATACAAATACGtgtacataattatgattatattatttagacgcgacttaataatacaataaatttaatgtaaatctcCTTTGTTAAAAAGGCTTCTATTTAAATGCTCTAAAAAcaggaaaataaaattttcctttaaaattttaactatcaATTTATAACCTCATTAAACACAATTTCTAACTCTGGATTATTTGAATTTGTCTTCAAATGGTCCAGAGttagaatcctgcattattcattgtagaacatgctgtgtgtgctttGCTCCGTTATAGAGAGTTACTCGGATTCTCTTGTTAGTACTTTATTTAGCCTATACTACAAAAGATCTTAGTTATAACtaagctattgaactgtttttgTGTCTAATTTTTATTGGAAATTAGTATTAAGTAAGTCACTTAAATAAGTAAGTAAGGTTTTTtcattggatattatttttagttaattttgtgggaattttaaagagcgacctttagtacgaattcgttcatctTCAAATACGAATTTCTACCAacgtcctttctggtcattttatttctgttactttgaaataaattcctagtttttatacatttttggaaagtcTAGAAAacggacatttttttaaataatctgcaggccaagtttcataatgttttttttgttcttatggcagttttgaggaaaaaaatataaaaattattgaaatattttttgaatttcgttTTTAGTctggaatttttaaatttcgacagattattattatttaaacgttgacaaatatccagtgttttaTCGTTTTAAGAAAACAGAAgcaaaaaattgattttaatttatttatgtataaataaatttttgaagtagcatttttaacaaattttccAAAAACctcaaaaacgtaataactcaaaaatggttcacttttggttTATGCATATAAAGGTTAAAAtcattgcaaatagtcacccccataaactcctaacggatatacgtcgaatttcCAATAGCCCTGTatatgtgcgtgtgtgtgtcaCGTGGGTAAAATTAGACTATAATTGAGTAAAATGATAAGTGACATGTAGGTAGGTCTAAACCAAATTTTTAAGCCAATTGGTAAAGagtattagaaatataaactactttctgaattaattttttttacttacctttcccaaaattcaaatattataaattgaaatatttattattttaatcgtaataaatataccttattacaattatttggacttattagaatttaaatcgatttaaaatagTTTGCTCGATTGCGACAAATTAACAGATAATGTCTCTTATTCGAAAGATTTTTGCGAAAGAGTTATTTAATATAccttattatatagtttttaataaaaaaaatcccgaAATGTTCATTCAAATGTAATTCAAAATGATTAAATGTTGCTTTATATTGCGAAatggttattaaaaatatattttaagaagattatattaatatcgaaATTTCCATTATTACCCCaagaaataattcttaattaatttcacCAAGTAGGTTTATAATAAGTATCCTTCAGAAGTAACAGTAATAAGTCTTTTAGATTTCTTCCTTATACGAtttgtaatgattataaaaaatggGTATTTATGGCAGGaataaataaagacaattttaagaaaaattttattagaattgaAGTTTGGAACACATGTTAACAATCAAATAACATACCTAACATCTCTACGTTTGAACTACATTTTCTGATTTGAAGTCTCTGAAAACAGGGAGTGGTGTGTGCAATTTTAGTTGAGCATTTCGGGAACATTCACAGGGGCAGGTACAATAGGAGCTACGATGATAGGTTCTGGCTGGATGACGGTTTCTTCAGGAATGACCACAGGAGCGACAATAATGGGTTCGGACTCTACATCAGATTCCTCGGGGATGACCACAGGAGCGACAATAATGGGTTCGGACTCTACATCAGATTCCTCGGGGATGACCACAGGAGCGACAATAATGGGTTCGGACTCTACATCAGATTCCTCGGGGATGACCACAGGAGCGACAATAATAGGTTCGGACTCTACATCAGATTCCTCGGGGATGACCACAGGAGCGACAATAATGGGTTCGGACTCTACATCAGATTCCTCGGGGATGACCACAGGAGCGACAATAATGGGTTCGGACTCTACTTCAGATTCCTCGGGGATGACCACAGGAACGACTATGACGGGGTCAGGTCCAGCGACGGATTCCTCAGGTATGATCACCGGAGCAACGATGACTGGGTCGATTTCGTCAATTGCCTCGTCAGGGATGATCACAGGAGCGACGATAACTGGATCAACTTCGGGTTGATCGACGGACACAGAATTGTCAGAGCCAGGCCTAACGTTCACGATGATCTGAACTAAAGGTGAGCTCGCAGGTGGAGACACGATGGCTGGTCCAACGGATATAGGCATGTTTTCAATAACGTCAGGTGCGACGACGCCGGGTAAAGCGAAACGTGCTGGGCTTGCAACAGCCACAGCAAAGCAGGCAGCGGCGATCAGGAACATTTTCATTTTGGctacaaaggaaatattaaagatataataatagaatGTAAATGACACCGGTGGATTAAGGGCTTTACTCTATTTGAGAAGACGTTGATCTTACTCCACTATAACGATCCAATGCGGATCAGTACACTTGTGTCAGGTTATCGTCTGACActtgcatgtttcctcacgacgttttccttcaccaccgagcacaagatgtAATACAAATACTacataagcacatgaaaatttttgGAGCGTGCCCTTGTTTGACACAGTGACACTATGGGTTCCACAATCTTTGGTCACTTTCAGCTTCATGTCTTCAAATAGGCTCAACaaaggaaatataaattttgttagatttacaattattaatcgagttaaaatatttaaaactactatAACGtactcgatttttattttaacaaagaataaataaattatttaaatgaaaaaatataaggacttaCTGTGTTTTGTTTTGCAATATGTGAAAACTATAAGTGCTTAGATAA
This region includes:
- the LOC124536217 gene encoding calphotin-like is translated as MKMFLIAAACFAVAVASPARFALPGVVAPDVIENMPISVGPAIVSPPASSPLVQIIVNVRPGSDNSVSVDQPEVDPVIVAPVIIPDEAIDEIDPVIVAPVIIPEESVAGPDPVIVVPVVIPEESEVESEPIIVAPVVIPEESDVESEPIIVAPVVIPEESDVESEPIIVAPVVIPEESDVESEPIIVAPVVIPEESDVESEPIIVAPVVIPEESDVESEPIIVAPVVIPEETVIQPEPIIVAPIVPAPVNVPEMLN